A genomic segment from Bosea sp. OAE506 encodes:
- a CDS encoding polysaccharide deacetylase family protein, protein MNLRHLAFSAIFKAIAATGADRWGRGLAQGRGVILTLHHVRPQGAGGFRPNGLLEITPDFLDRTLGLIHAEGYDLVSLDDALARLAAPQTGRFFVALTFDDGYRDNVEQAWPVLAKHGVPWTLFVTPGFADRTARLWWLELEEALRALPAISLSLPDGPFTARTARDSEKQRAFDRLYWRLRKQPEAILLSAISDLTAQAGIDPAALVERECLPWETLRALAGAPGVTIGAHTLTHPMLAKHDEAFARAEIVDSRTRLEAELGMPIRHFAYPVGDPTSAGPREFALARDAGFASAVTTRPGHLFKEHADHLHALPRVSLNGLHQSDEAVKALLSGLPFWLWNRGRRVNGR, encoded by the coding sequence ATGAACCTGCGCCACCTTGCCTTCTCGGCGATCTTCAAGGCGATCGCGGCCACGGGGGCCGACCGCTGGGGCCGGGGCCTCGCGCAGGGCCGCGGCGTGATCCTGACGCTGCATCATGTCCGGCCGCAGGGTGCAGGCGGCTTCCGGCCCAACGGCCTGCTCGAAATCACCCCCGACTTCCTCGATCGCACGCTCGGCCTGATCCACGCCGAGGGCTACGATCTGGTGTCGCTGGACGATGCGCTCGCCCGGCTCGCGGCGCCGCAAACGGGGCGCTTCTTCGTCGCGCTGACCTTCGACGACGGCTACCGCGACAATGTCGAGCAGGCCTGGCCTGTGCTGGCGAAACACGGCGTGCCCTGGACGCTCTTCGTCACGCCGGGCTTCGCCGATCGCACCGCGCGGCTCTGGTGGCTGGAACTGGAAGAGGCGCTTCGTGCGCTGCCGGCGATCTCGCTTTCCCTGCCAGACGGCCCCTTCACGGCACGGACGGCGCGTGATTCCGAAAAGCAGCGCGCTTTCGACAGGCTCTACTGGCGTCTGCGCAAACAGCCCGAAGCGATTCTGCTGTCAGCCATTTCGGATCTGACCGCACAGGCGGGCATCGACCCCGCCGCCTTGGTCGAGCGCGAATGCCTGCCCTGGGAGACACTGCGGGCGCTGGCCGGCGCGCCGGGGGTGACCATCGGCGCGCACACGCTGACGCATCCGATGCTGGCCAAGCATGACGAGGCCTTCGCCCGCGCAGAGATCGTCGATAGCAGGACCCGGCTCGAAGCCGAGCTCGGCATGCCCATCCGCCACTTCGCCTATCCGGTCGGCGACCCGACCTCGGCTGGCCCGCGGGAGTTCGCGCTGGCAAGGGACGCAGGCTTCGCCAGCGCGGTGACAACGCGGCCAGGCCATCTGTTCAAGGAGCATGCCGACCACCTCCACGCCCTGCCGCGCGTCTCGCTCAATGGATTGCATCAGAGCGACGAGGCCGTGAAAGCGCTGCTCTCGGGTTTGCCGTTCTGGCTGTGGAATAGGGGGAGGCGGGTCAATGGCCGATAA